One genomic window of Streptomyces sp. NBC_01276 includes the following:
- a CDS encoding cation acetate symporter gives MNQTYALTAVTVVVLVTVLVGALGLRISRTTSDFYVASRTVGPRLNAAAISGEYLSAASFLGVAGLVLLQGPEMLWYPVGYTAGYLVLLVLVAAPLRRSGAYTLPDFAEARLQSRAVRRIAVLFVLGVGWLYLLPQLQGAGLTLAVLTGAPHWVGGVVVAFVVTAAVAAGGMRSITFVQAFQYWLKLTALLVPAFFLIAAWAGDGAPRASFDAPAVFREHTAVTLGEDVRLSVGAPLTVTVTGRVDGADHAGVPVTLDSGRHSVAARTRLEFAPGSVVPDSHSGPGPDAPGWSKALSGGEHRLYATYGLILATFLGTMGLPHVAVRFYTSPHGRAARRTTLVVLGLLGVFYLLPQVYGALGRIYAPELALTGDADAAVLVLPERVLGGLLGDLLGALLAGGAFAAFLSTASGLTMAVAGVLHQDVLPRRGVGTFRLAVAVAMAVPLAGGIMATDVPVADAVGLAFAVSASSFCPLLVLGIWWRGLTPPGAVAGLLTGGGAALGAVVATRSGLVPAGWAHALLAWPAVWSVPLGFLTMVAVSLATRSRIPAGAAAALARLHLPEDVAGERAAGGAR, from the coding sequence GTGAACCAGACGTACGCGCTGACCGCGGTCACCGTCGTCGTCCTGGTCACCGTCCTCGTCGGGGCGCTCGGCCTGCGGATATCGCGGACCACCTCCGACTTCTACGTCGCCTCCCGCACCGTGGGCCCCCGCCTCAACGCGGCCGCCATCAGCGGGGAGTACCTCTCCGCCGCCTCCTTCCTCGGGGTGGCCGGGCTGGTGCTGCTCCAGGGGCCGGAGATGCTCTGGTACCCCGTCGGTTACACCGCCGGCTACCTGGTGCTGCTGGTGCTGGTCGCGGCCCCGCTGCGGCGCTCGGGCGCGTACACGCTGCCCGACTTCGCCGAGGCGCGGCTCCAGTCGCGGGCGGTGCGGCGGATCGCGGTGCTGTTCGTGCTGGGCGTGGGCTGGCTGTACCTGCTGCCGCAGTTGCAGGGGGCCGGGCTGACGCTGGCGGTGCTGACCGGGGCCCCGCACTGGGTGGGCGGGGTGGTCGTGGCCTTCGTGGTCACGGCGGCCGTCGCCGCGGGCGGCATGCGCAGCATCACCTTCGTGCAGGCGTTCCAGTACTGGCTCAAACTCACCGCACTGCTGGTGCCGGCCTTCTTCCTGATCGCCGCCTGGGCCGGGGACGGCGCTCCGCGCGCCTCCTTCGACGCCCCGGCCGTCTTCCGCGAGCACACCGCCGTCACCCTGGGCGAGGACGTACGCCTCTCGGTGGGCGCGCCGCTCACCGTGACGGTGACGGGCCGGGTGGACGGCGCCGACCACGCCGGGGTCCCGGTGACCCTGGACAGCGGCCGGCACTCCGTCGCGGCCCGCACCCGCCTGGAGTTCGCCCCCGGCAGCGTGGTCCCGGACTCGCACTCCGGCCCCGGCCCGGACGCTCCCGGCTGGTCGAAGGCGCTGTCCGGCGGGGAGCACCGGCTGTACGCCACCTACGGGCTGATCCTGGCCACCTTCCTCGGCACCATGGGCCTGCCGCACGTGGCGGTGCGCTTCTACACCAGCCCCCACGGGCGGGCCGCCCGCCGCACCACGCTCGTCGTGCTGGGCCTGCTCGGGGTGTTCTACCTGCTGCCCCAGGTGTACGGGGCGCTGGGCCGGATCTACGCACCGGAGCTGGCGCTGACCGGGGACGCGGACGCCGCGGTGCTCGTGCTCCCGGAACGGGTGCTGGGCGGGCTGCTCGGGGACCTGCTGGGGGCGCTGCTGGCCGGGGGCGCGTTCGCCGCGTTCCTGTCGACGGCCTCGGGGCTGACCATGGCGGTGGCCGGGGTGCTGCACCAGGACGTGCTGCCCCGGCGCGGGGTGGGGACGTTCCGGCTCGCCGTGGCGGTGGCGATGGCGGTGCCGCTCGCGGGCGGGATCATGGCCACCGACGTGCCGGTCGCCGACGCCGTCGGGCTGGCCTTCGCCGTCTCGGCGTCCTCCTTCTGCCCGTTGCTGGTCCTCGGCATCTGGTGGCGCGGGCTGACCCCGCCCGGAGCCGTGGCCGGGCTGCTCACCGGGGGCGGTGCGGCGCTGGGCGCGGTGGTGGCCACCCGGTCCGGGCTGGTCCCGGCGGGCTGGGCGCACGCGCTGCTGGCCTGGCCCGCGGTGTGGTCGGTGCCGCTGGGCTTCCTGACGATGGTGGCGGTGTCGCTGGCGACCCGGTCCCGGATCCCGGCGGGGGCGGCCGCCGCGCTGGCCCGGCTGCACCTGCCCGAGGACGTGGCCGGTGAGCGGGCCGCGGGGGGCGCCCGGTGA
- a CDS encoding LLM class flavin-dependent oxidoreductase: MSRTPLGVLDLVPVPSGSTAAEALHHTVALARQAERLGYARYWFAEHHLNPGVAGTSPAVLLALTASATSTIRIGSGAVQLGHRTALSTVEEFGLIDALHPGRLDLGLGRSAGRPPRPAPDAAPPFEGWTPGGLRIPPRFSFAHLLGHPRVALQQRLLNLPGARPQDYAEQVGDVLALLRGEYRSPEGVEAHAVPGEGADVQVWILGSSGGQSAEAAGANGLRFAANYHVSPASVLEAAEAYRAAFKPSAALDRPYLTVSADVVVAPDDAEARELAAGYAPWVRSIRTAEGAIPFPSPREARELVAGWSAADHALVADRVETQFTGSPATVADHLERLREATGADELLITTITHAPADRVRSYRLLAEEWARRP; this comes from the coding sequence GTGTCCCGTACCCCCCTCGGGGTCCTCGACCTCGTCCCCGTCCCGTCCGGCTCCACCGCCGCCGAGGCGCTGCACCACACGGTCGCCCTCGCCCGGCAGGCCGAGCGGCTCGGCTACGCCCGCTACTGGTTCGCCGAGCACCACCTGAACCCGGGGGTCGCCGGGACCTCGCCCGCCGTGCTGCTGGCGCTGACCGCCTCGGCCACCTCCACGATCCGGATCGGGTCGGGGGCCGTGCAGCTGGGCCACCGCACCGCGCTGTCGACGGTGGAGGAGTTCGGGCTGATCGACGCCCTGCACCCGGGCCGCCTCGACCTGGGCCTGGGCCGCTCGGCCGGCCGTCCGCCGCGGCCCGCGCCGGACGCGGCCCCGCCCTTCGAGGGGTGGACGCCGGGCGGGCTGCGGATACCGCCCCGGTTCTCCTTCGCCCACCTCCTCGGGCACCCGCGCGTGGCCCTCCAGCAGCGGTTGCTGAACCTGCCGGGGGCCCGCCCGCAGGACTACGCCGAGCAGGTGGGCGACGTACTGGCCCTGCTGCGCGGCGAGTACCGCTCCCCGGAGGGGGTGGAGGCGCACGCCGTCCCCGGTGAGGGGGCCGACGTCCAGGTGTGGATCCTGGGCAGCAGCGGCGGGCAGAGCGCGGAGGCGGCCGGCGCGAACGGGCTGCGCTTCGCCGCGAACTACCACGTGAGCCCGGCGAGCGTGCTGGAGGCGGCGGAGGCCTACCGGGCCGCCTTCAAGCCGTCCGCCGCGCTGGACCGGCCGTACCTGACGGTGTCCGCGGACGTGGTGGTGGCCCCGGACGACGCCGAGGCCCGGGAGCTGGCCGCCGGGTACGCCCCCTGGGTGCGCAGCATCCGTACGGCCGAGGGCGCGATCCCCTTCCCCTCGCCGCGGGAGGCGCGGGAGCTGGTGGCCGGGTGGTCGGCGGCCGATCACGCGCTGGTCGCCGACCGGGTGGAGACCCAGTTCACGGGGTCGCCGGCGACCGTCGCGGACCACCTGGAGCGGCTGCGGGAGGCCACCGGCGCGGACGAGCTGCTGATCACGACGATCACGCACGCGCCCGCCGACCGGGTGCGCTCGTACCGGCTGCTGGCCGAGGAGTGGGCCCGGCGCCCTTGA
- a CDS encoding Lrp/AsnC family transcriptional regulator, with product MRLNDLDERIVHALAEDARRSYADIGSEVGLSAPAVKRRVDRLRAEGAITGFTVRVDPAAMGWETEGFIEIYCRHNTSPDDIRRGLERYPEVVSASTVTGDADALVQVFASDMRHFERVLERIAGEPFVERTKSVLVLSPLLRRFTSV from the coding sequence GTGCGACTGAACGATCTCGACGAACGCATCGTGCACGCCTTGGCCGAGGACGCCCGCCGCTCCTACGCGGACATCGGCTCCGAGGTCGGCCTCTCCGCCCCCGCCGTCAAGCGGCGCGTCGACCGGCTGCGCGCCGAGGGCGCCATCACCGGCTTCACGGTCCGCGTGGACCCGGCCGCGATGGGCTGGGAGACCGAGGGCTTCATCGAGATCTACTGTCGCCACAACACCTCGCCGGACGACATCCGGCGAGGGTTGGAGCGGTACCCCGAGGTGGTGTCCGCGTCGACCGTCACCGGCGACGCGGACGCCCTCGTCCAGGTCTTCGCCTCGGACATGCGCCACTTCGAGCGGGTGCTGGAACGCATCGCGGGCGAGCCCTTCGTGGAACGCACCAAGTCGGTCCTGGTCCTCTCCCCGCTGCTGCGCCGCTTCACCTCTGTTTAG
- a CDS encoding LytR/AlgR family response regulator transcription factor, translating into MLRVLAVDDEKPLLEELLYLLRSDPRVSSAEGASDATGALRRITRALESGPDGPDGIDVVFLDIQMAGLTGLDIARLLTGFARPPLIVFVTAHEGFAVQAFDLKAVDYVLKPVRPERLAEAVRRARALLGRPDGAEPEAAAAGGGAGAAAGAAERAPEQIAVELGGVTRFVAIADIAYVEAQGDYARLHTDEGSHLVRIPLSTLEERWAARGFVRIHRRHLVALARIDELRMDAGTTSVRVGPAELQVSRRHARELRDLLMRQATG; encoded by the coding sequence ATGCTGCGCGTACTGGCCGTCGACGACGAGAAGCCGCTCCTGGAGGAACTCCTCTACCTGCTGCGCTCCGACCCCCGCGTCAGCAGCGCGGAGGGCGCCTCCGACGCCACCGGAGCGCTGCGCCGGATCACCCGGGCGCTGGAGAGCGGACCGGACGGACCCGACGGCATCGACGTGGTGTTCCTGGACATCCAGATGGCCGGACTGACCGGACTGGACATCGCCCGGCTGCTGACCGGGTTCGCCCGTCCCCCGCTGATCGTGTTCGTCACCGCCCACGAGGGCTTCGCCGTCCAGGCCTTCGACCTCAAGGCCGTCGACTACGTCCTCAAGCCGGTCCGTCCCGAACGGCTGGCGGAGGCGGTCCGGCGGGCCCGCGCCCTGCTGGGCCGGCCGGACGGGGCGGAGCCGGAGGCGGCCGCTGCCGGGGGCGGGGCCGGAGCAGCCGCCGGGGCCGCCGAGCGCGCCCCGGAGCAGATCGCGGTCGAACTGGGCGGCGTCACGCGGTTCGTGGCGATCGCGGACATCGCGTACGTGGAGGCCCAGGGCGACTACGCCCGGCTGCACACCGACGAGGGCAGCCACCTGGTGCGGATCCCGCTGTCCACCCTGGAGGAGCGCTGGGCGGCCCGCGGGTTCGTCCGGATCCACCGGCGCCACCTGGTCGCCCTGGCCAGGATCGACGAACTGCGCATGGACGCCGGGACCACGAGCGTGCGGGTGGGCCCGGCGGAACTCCAGGTCAGCCGCCGCCACGCACGCGAACTGCGGGACCTCCTCATGCGCCAGGCCACGGGCTGA
- a CDS encoding WhiB family transcriptional regulator produces MNDVSRLPGAAHHHWQWQARAACRGLGPGRFFHPAGERGDEREDRDEAAKRVCQGCPVRAACLEHALRTREPFGVWGGLTEEERRRLLSGAAARTVSV; encoded by the coding sequence GTGAACGACGTCTCCCGTCTGCCCGGCGCCGCGCACCACCACTGGCAGTGGCAGGCACGGGCCGCCTGCCGGGGCCTGGGCCCGGGCAGGTTCTTCCACCCCGCCGGAGAGCGGGGCGATGAGCGCGAAGACCGGGACGAGGCCGCGAAGCGGGTGTGCCAGGGCTGTCCGGTGCGGGCGGCCTGCCTGGAGCACGCGCTGCGCACCCGGGAGCCCTTCGGGGTGTGGGGCGGGCTGACGGAGGAGGAGCGGCGGCGGCTGCTGTCCGGCGCCGCCGCCCGGACCGTGTCGGTGTAG
- a CDS encoding sensor histidine kinase, protein MTGAALVVAVLVGAAPLLGLGWAAGRWHAGRAERAAGPDLGTPVERATFHTLHTASLAAPPLRAGLTEDAARKAARRLRSLLGTEALCLTDREAVLAWDGPGADHHQRRAMARVAVMLESGRSQSVRTECQRPGCPLKWAVFAPLTGEDGLLGALVAYGSRESAVLVRAATEVARWVSVQLELSELDRARTRLMEAEIKALRAQISPHFIFNSLAAIASFVRTDPERARELLLEFADFTRYSFRRHGEFTTLAEELRSIERYLALAGARFGDRLKVTLQVAPEVLPVALPFLCLQPLVENAVKHGVEDSTGECRITIAARDAGAEAVLTIEDNGVGMDPALLRRILAGERPGSSSGIGLTNVDERMRQVYGDAHGLVIETGVGAGMKITVRIPKYRAGVHTSGPGGGGGGAEGAGPWHPADGPS, encoded by the coding sequence GTGACCGGGGCGGCGCTCGTGGTGGCGGTGCTGGTGGGCGCGGCCCCGCTGCTGGGGCTGGGCTGGGCCGCGGGCCGGTGGCACGCCGGGCGCGCGGAGCGGGCCGCCGGGCCGGACCTGGGCACCCCGGTGGAGCGGGCCACCTTCCACACCCTGCACACCGCTTCGCTGGCCGCTCCCCCGCTGCGGGCGGGGCTCACCGAGGACGCCGCCCGCAAGGCCGCCCGGCGGCTGCGCTCGCTGCTGGGCACCGAGGCGCTGTGCCTGACCGACCGCGAGGCCGTGCTGGCGTGGGACGGGCCGGGCGCCGACCACCACCAGCGGCGGGCGATGGCGCGGGTGGCGGTGATGCTGGAGTCGGGGCGCAGCCAGAGCGTGCGCACCGAGTGCCAGCGGCCCGGCTGCCCTTTGAAGTGGGCGGTGTTCGCGCCGCTGACGGGCGAGGACGGGCTGCTGGGGGCGCTGGTCGCCTACGGGTCGCGGGAGTCGGCGGTGCTGGTGCGGGCCGCGACGGAGGTGGCGCGCTGGGTCTCCGTACAGCTGGAGCTGTCGGAGCTGGACCGGGCGCGGACGCGGCTGATGGAGGCGGAGATCAAGGCGTTGCGGGCGCAGATCTCCCCGCACTTCATCTTCAACTCGCTGGCCGCGATCGCCTCGTTCGTGCGGACCGATCCGGAGCGGGCGCGGGAACTGCTGCTGGAGTTCGCGGACTTCACCCGCTACTCCTTCCGCCGGCACGGCGAGTTCACCACCCTGGCCGAGGAGTTGCGTTCGATCGAGCGGTACCTGGCGCTGGCCGGGGCCCGGTTCGGGGACCGGCTGAAGGTGACCTTGCAGGTGGCGCCCGAGGTGCTGCCGGTGGCGCTGCCGTTCCTGTGCCTGCAGCCGCTGGTGGAGAACGCCGTCAAGCACGGGGTGGAGGACTCCACCGGGGAGTGCCGGATCACCATCGCCGCCCGGGACGCCGGCGCGGAGGCGGTGCTGACCATCGAGGACAACGGCGTCGGGATGGACCCGGCGCTGCTGCGCCGGATCCTGGCCGGGGAGCGCCCGGGGTCCTCCTCGGGGATCGGGCTGACCAACGTCGACGAGCGGATGCGCCAGGTCTACGGGGACGCGCACGGGCTCGTCATCGAGACGGGCGTCGGCGCCGGCATGAAGATCACCGTCCGGATTCCCAAGTACCGTGCGGGCGTGCACACTTCGGGCCCGGGAGGCGGTGGAGGGGGAGCCGAGGGGGCCGGGCCGTGGCATCCCGCGGACGGGCCGTCCTGA
- a CDS encoding serine hydrolase domain-containing protein: MRSTTPAPAPQQPPSQQRRRRTGRGRPAVVAAALVAAGVALAVQPSGGASAPGYRQEDLRRDTDAIRALGVTGVQARVTTASGRDLVATAGVAVAGTNGPVPRDGYFRMASTGKALMATVVLQLADEGKLSLDDTVERRLPGVVDGNGNDARKITVRRLLQNTSGLHDDLPGFDAPQEYYRHRYDTHTPEQIVARAMEHHPDFEPGTGWGYSNTGYVVLGMIVEKTAGRPWQEEVGSRILKPLGMDHTYLPGTTPTLRRPHADGYQVFGSGERTDVTEQIVPDLGGYVSTTEDVNRFFRGLLGGRLLSAARLAEMRDTVPVDKRVEAFWPGGRYGLGLVSRPLTCGGGYWSHEGGEAGYITLNGATDDGARTVTVSMSTSFNDPDATLRQHEAGSDLVDRALCDTSGGGRGE; encoded by the coding sequence ATGAGATCCACGACCCCGGCCCCCGCGCCGCAGCAGCCCCCGTCCCAGCAGCGTCGCCGCCGGACCGGCCGAGGACGGCCGGCCGTCGTGGCGGCCGCACTCGTCGCGGCGGGCGTGGCCCTGGCCGTCCAGCCCTCGGGCGGCGCGTCCGCGCCCGGCTACCGGCAGGAGGACCTGCGCCGGGACACCGATGCCATCCGGGCGCTGGGGGTCACCGGCGTCCAGGCGCGGGTGACCACCGCCTCCGGCCGGGACCTGGTCGCCACCGCCGGCGTCGCCGTGGCGGGCACGAACGGCCCGGTGCCCCGCGACGGCTACTTCCGGATGGCCAGCACCGGCAAGGCGCTCATGGCCACCGTGGTCCTGCAGTTGGCCGACGAGGGCAAGCTGTCACTGGACGACACGGTGGAGCGCCGGCTGCCCGGTGTGGTCGACGGCAACGGAAACGACGCACGGAAGATCACCGTGCGCCGGCTCCTGCAGAACACCAGCGGCCTCCACGACGACCTTCCCGGCTTCGACGCCCCGCAGGAGTACTACCGGCACCGCTACGACACCCACACCCCCGAACAGATCGTCGCCCGGGCGATGGAGCACCACCCGGACTTCGAGCCCGGCACCGGCTGGGGCTACTCCAACACCGGCTACGTCGTCCTCGGCATGATCGTCGAAAAGACCGCCGGCCGCCCCTGGCAGGAGGAGGTGGGCAGCCGGATCCTGAAACCGCTCGGCATGGACCACACCTACCTGCCGGGCACCACGCCCACCCTCCGCCGCCCGCACGCCGACGGCTACCAGGTCTTCGGCTCCGGCGAACGGACCGACGTCACCGAACAGATCGTCCCCGACCTCGGCGGCTACGTCTCCACCACGGAGGACGTCAACCGCTTCTTCCGTGGACTGCTGGGCGGCAGGCTGCTGTCCGCGGCGCGCCTGGCCGAGATGCGGGACACCGTCCCGGTCGACAAGCGGGTCGAGGCGTTCTGGCCCGGTGGACGCTACGGACTCGGCCTGGTCAGCCGCCCCCTGACCTGCGGCGGCGGCTACTGGAGCCACGAAGGGGGCGAAGCCGGCTACATCACCCTGAACGGCGCCACCGACGACGGCGCCCGCACCGTCACCGTCTCCATGTCCACCAGCTTCAACGACCCCGACGCAACGCTCCGGCAGCACGAGGCCGGCAGCGACCTCGTCGACCGCGCGCTGTGCGACACCTCCGGCGGCGGACGGGGAGAGTGA
- a CDS encoding amino acid permease translates to MLDHGQAPPLTSEPRKPAHPLLRRKPVERLVAEGGQGEGGTLRRSLTMWQLTMISIGATLGTGIFVVLGTAAPKAGPAVTISFIIAGLTALFSALSYAELAGSVPVSGSSYSYAYATMGELIAWICGWCLVLEYAVSVAAVAVGWGQYLNELLDGTIGVTIPGAVSAPLGEDGFINLPALVVVLLSMVFLMRGAKESATVNSIMVAVKIVTLLLFIGIGVMGIKSGNYTPLAPLGVTGISAAASTLFFSYIGFDAASTAGEEAKNPKKDLPRAIMLSLGIVTVLYVLVAFVAVGAMPWQDFAGTEAALAQIMTDVTGHSFWGVILAAGAVIAIFSVVFAVLYGQTRILFAMSRDGLVPKVFAKVDEKTGAPRANVVIVSVFCGLLAAFIPLGKLADATSIGTLFAFGLVNVAVIILRRTKPDMPRTFKVALFPVTPILGFLACAYMMFSLDTPTWLVFGGWMAVGLVVYFTYGIRRSRLATEEVATAEK, encoded by the coding sequence GTGCTCGACCACGGCCAGGCGCCACCGCTCACGTCCGAGCCCCGCAAGCCCGCGCACCCCCTGCTCCGCCGCAAGCCGGTGGAGCGCCTGGTCGCCGAGGGCGGCCAGGGCGAGGGCGGCACGCTGCGCCGCTCGCTCACCATGTGGCAGCTGACGATGATCAGCATCGGCGCCACCCTGGGCACCGGCATCTTCGTCGTCCTCGGCACCGCCGCCCCCAAGGCCGGCCCGGCCGTCACGATCTCCTTCATCATCGCGGGCCTGACCGCGCTGTTCTCGGCCCTGTCCTACGCGGAGCTGGCCGGCTCCGTGCCGGTCTCCGGCTCCTCGTACTCGTACGCCTACGCCACCATGGGCGAGCTCATAGCCTGGATCTGCGGCTGGTGCCTCGTCCTGGAGTACGCCGTCTCCGTCGCGGCCGTGGCCGTCGGCTGGGGCCAGTACCTCAACGAGCTCCTCGACGGGACCATCGGGGTCACCATCCCCGGGGCGGTCTCCGCACCGCTGGGCGAGGACGGGTTCATCAACCTGCCGGCGCTGGTCGTCGTCCTGCTCTCCATGGTCTTCCTGATGCGCGGCGCCAAGGAGAGCGCCACCGTCAACTCGATCATGGTCGCCGTGAAGATCGTCACGCTGCTGCTCTTCATCGGCATCGGCGTCATGGGCATCAAGTCCGGCAACTACACCCCGCTCGCCCCGCTCGGCGTCACCGGCATCAGCGCCGCGGCCTCCACACTCTTCTTCTCCTACATCGGCTTCGACGCCGCCTCCACCGCCGGTGAGGAAGCGAAGAACCCGAAGAAGGACCTGCCGCGCGCGATCATGCTCTCGCTGGGCATCGTCACCGTCCTCTACGTCCTCGTCGCCTTCGTCGCCGTCGGCGCCATGCCGTGGCAGGACTTCGCGGGCACCGAGGCCGCGCTCGCCCAGATCATGACCGACGTCACCGGCCACAGCTTCTGGGGCGTCATCCTCGCCGCCGGCGCCGTGATCGCGATCTTCTCCGTGGTCTTCGCGGTCCTCTACGGCCAGACCCGCATCCTCTTCGCGATGTCCCGCGACGGCCTCGTCCCCAAGGTCTTCGCGAAGGTCGACGAGAAGACCGGCGCCCCCCGCGCCAACGTCGTCATCGTCTCCGTCTTCTGCGGCCTCCTCGCGGCCTTCATCCCGCTGGGCAAGCTCGCCGACGCCACCAGCATCGGCACCCTCTTCGCCTTCGGCCTGGTCAACGTCGCCGTCATCATCCTGCGCCGCACCAAGCCGGACATGCCGCGCACCTTCAAGGTGGCGCTCTTCCCGGTCACGCCGATCCTCGGCTTCCTCGCCTGCGCCTACATGATGTTCAGCCTCGATACCCCCACCTGGCTCGTCTTCGGTGGCTGGATGGCCGTCGGCCTCGTGGTGTACTTCACCTACGGCATCCGCCGCTCCCGCCTGGCCACGGAAGAAGTGGCCACAGCAGAAAAGTGA
- a CDS encoding SCO0930 family lipoprotein, which translates to MGIKRGTSLAAVAVVVTLAATACGGYDKAADATKPAGAVADAQAPAADPYGNDKPAQDAAATGAKAGGQLAIASTDQLGSVLTDSAGFTLYRFDKDTAKPPASNCEGDCAKAWPAVPAGDATAAAGMDPAVLGEVVRKDGSKQLTVAGWPAYRFAKDTKAGDLNGQGVGGTWFALAADGKKAAKPAAGAGAGAGTGAGAGAGQAAGALTVAKDPKLGEHIVDGNGMTVYRFKPDTAWPMVSKCEGDCVAKWPVVPPVDKANAKGIVEKNYLVLDRPDGKKQQTVNCWPVYTFTGDKKAGDTNGQGVGGTWYAVAPDGKLITVQ; encoded by the coding sequence ATGGGCATCAAGCGCGGAACTTCCCTGGCGGCGGTCGCAGTCGTCGTCACCCTCGCGGCGACGGCCTGCGGCGGGTACGACAAGGCGGCCGACGCGACCAAGCCGGCCGGTGCCGTCGCCGACGCCCAGGCGCCCGCCGCCGACCCCTACGGCAACGACAAGCCCGCCCAGGACGCGGCGGCCACCGGGGCCAAGGCCGGCGGGCAGCTGGCGATCGCCTCCACCGACCAGCTGGGCTCGGTCCTCACCGACAGCGCGGGCTTCACCCTCTACCGCTTCGACAAGGACACCGCCAAGCCGCCCGCCTCCAACTGCGAGGGCGACTGCGCCAAGGCCTGGCCCGCGGTCCCGGCGGGCGACGCGACCGCCGCCGCGGGCATGGACCCCGCCGTGCTGGGCGAGGTGGTCCGCAAGGACGGCAGCAAGCAGCTGACGGTGGCCGGCTGGCCCGCGTACCGCTTCGCCAAGGACACCAAGGCGGGCGACCTGAACGGGCAGGGTGTCGGCGGCACCTGGTTCGCCCTGGCCGCCGACGGCAAGAAGGCCGCGAAGCCCGCCGCGGGCGCCGGGGCCGGAGCGGGGACGGGAGCGGGCGCGGGCGCCGGCCAGGCCGCGGGCGCCCTGACCGTGGCCAAGGACCCCAAGCTCGGCGAGCACATCGTCGACGGCAACGGCATGACCGTCTACCGCTTCAAGCCCGACACCGCCTGGCCGATGGTCTCCAAGTGCGAGGGCGACTGCGTCGCCAAGTGGCCGGTCGTCCCGCCGGTCGACAAGGCCAACGCCAAGGGCATCGTCGAGAAGAACTACCTGGTCCTCGACCGGCCCGACGGCAAGAAGCAGCAGACCGTGAACTGCTGGCCCGTCTACACCTTCACCGGTGACAAGAAGGCCGGCGACACCAACGGCCAGGGCGTGGGCGGCACCTGGTACGCCGTCGCCCCCGACGGCAAGCTCATCACGGTCCAGTAG
- a CDS encoding GDSL-type esterase/lipase family protein → MKPTQTESDERWLDPGPFLRGVAWLHEGRPVRADPADTMRLPWDTGERATLPIGVRLEFTAGSAHAVEIRYRATVPGPTDALRDLAHGFALWNRHGRITEVFTEPAAESVVRVPLPRGGGPFTLHPPEAQSPAVLGLRGIGGPLAPAPRNPRWVVHGDSITEGWWSTRPAHGWPAVAGRALGWDTVNLGYAGAARGELATAEQLAALPADVLTLAFGTNCWSRVPFTAPLLYETTRTFLDLIRQGHPRTPLLLLSPVLRPDAERTPNRLGATLGALRDAMERATRDRIAAGDGRLVLLPGRDLLGPEHLADGLHPDDEGHRILGLAVATAARRAGFDGV, encoded by the coding sequence GTGAAGCCGACGCAGACGGAGTCCGACGAGCGGTGGCTGGATCCCGGACCGTTCCTGCGCGGGGTCGCCTGGCTGCACGAGGGGCGCCCCGTGCGCGCCGACCCGGCCGACACGATGCGACTGCCCTGGGACACCGGAGAGCGCGCCACCCTTCCCATAGGGGTGCGTCTGGAGTTCACCGCCGGGTCCGCGCACGCCGTGGAGATCCGCTACCGGGCCACCGTGCCGGGCCCCACCGACGCGCTGCGCGACCTCGCGCACGGCTTCGCCCTGTGGAACCGCCACGGCCGGATCACCGAGGTCTTCACCGAGCCCGCCGCCGAGTCCGTCGTACGCGTCCCGCTGCCCCGCGGCGGCGGCCCCTTCACCCTGCACCCGCCCGAGGCCCAGTCCCCCGCGGTCCTGGGCCTGCGCGGGATCGGCGGCCCCCTCGCACCCGCCCCCCGGAACCCGCGCTGGGTGGTGCACGGCGACTCCATCACCGAGGGCTGGTGGTCCACCCGGCCCGCCCACGGCTGGCCCGCCGTCGCGGGCCGGGCACTGGGCTGGGACACGGTCAACCTCGGCTACGCGGGAGCGGCCCGCGGGGAACTCGCCACCGCCGAGCAGCTCGCCGCCCTCCCCGCCGACGTCCTCACCCTCGCCTTCGGCACGAACTGCTGGTCCCGGGTGCCCTTCACCGCCCCCCTCCTCTACGAGACCACCCGCACGTTCCTCGACCTGATCCGCCAGGGCCATCCCCGCACCCCCCTGCTGCTGCTCTCCCCGGTGCTGCGCCCCGACGCCGAACGCACCCCCAACCGCCTCGGCGCGACCCTGGGCGCCCTGCGGGACGCCATGGAACGGGCCACCCGCGACCGGATCGCCGCCGGGGACGGCCGGCTCGTCCTGCTGCCGGGCCGTGACCTGCTGGGACCCGAGCACCTCGCGGACGGACTGCACCCCGACGACGAGGGACACCGGATCCTCGGCCTCGCTGTGGCCACGGCCGCCCGGCGGGCCGGGTTCGACGGCGTGTGA